A region from the Acomys russatus chromosome 24, mAcoRus1.1, whole genome shotgun sequence genome encodes:
- the LOC127207146 gene encoding olfactory receptor 5M11-like encodes MKAYSDAKHNGTEATEFILLGLSTRPELQSILFVVFLVIYLITLTGNFGMILLIRFTPRLQTPMYFFLSHLACVDIFYSTNVSPQMLVNFLSEKKTISYIGCLAQCFVFVTLLLTEYYMLGAMAYDRYMAICNPLHYSTKMSRPVCICLVTFPYLWGSMVGTMQVILTSRLSFCGPNTINHFYCADPPLLMLTCSDTYIKQTALFVSAGINLTGSLLIILISYIFIFVTIVRIRSSEGQRKAFSTCGSHLTAVTMFYGSLFCMYLRPANEKSVEQGKIVAVFCIFVSPMVNPFIYSLRNKDVKQALRRVFIRNLCKVQKNSEPTVSH; translated from the coding sequence ATGAAGGCATACTCAGATGCCAAGCACAATGGCACTGAGGCAACTGAGTTTATTCTTCTGGGACTGAGCACCAGGCCAGAGCTGCAGTCAATTCTTTTTGTGGTGTTTCTCGTGATTTACCTCATCACACTGACAGGGAACTTTGGCATGATCTTGTTAATCAGGTTCACCCCCAGGTTGCAAACCCCCATGTATTTTTTCCTGTCTCACTTGGCATGTGTGGATATTTTTTACTCAACAAATGTCTCTCCTCAGATGCTTGTTAATTTTCTATCTGAGAAAAAAACCATTTCTTATATTGGATGTCTggctcagtgttttgtttttgtcactctGCTCCTAACTGAATATTACATGCTTGGTGCCATGGCCTATGATAGGTACATGGCAATTTGCAACCCTCTACATTACAGCACAAAAATGTCTCGGCCTGTTTGCATTTGTTTGGTCACATTCCCTTACTTGTGGGGTTCTATGGTGGGCACAATGCAGGTGATACTGACCTCACGTCTATCCTTTTGTGGACCCAACACCATCAACCATTTCTACTGTGCTGACCCTCCCCTCCTGATGTTAACGTGTTCCGACACTTATATCAAACAAACTGCCCTGTTTGTGTCAGCTGGGATTAATCTCACAGGGTCCCTTCTCATCATCCTCATTTCctacatttttatctttgtcaCCATCGTGAGGATCCGTTCCAGTGAAGGGCAGCGGAAGGCGTTCTCCACCTGTGGCTCACACCTGACAGCTGTCACTATGTTCTACGGGTCCCTCTTCTGCATGTACCTGAGACCAGCAAATGAGAAGTCTGTTGAGCAAGGCAAAATTGTGgcagtgttttgtatttttgtgagtCCCATGGTGAATCCATTTATTTACAGCCTGAGAAACAAGGATGTGAAGCAGGCTCTGAGAAGAGTGTTTATAAGAAACCTCTGTAAAGTGCAGAAAAATTCAGAACCTACCGTCTCTCACTAA
- the LOC127207147 gene encoding olfactory receptor 5M10-like produces the protein MTSLNHTAVMDFILVGLTDSPVLGRILFVVFLVIFAITLAGNLCLIVLIQTNSHLQTPMYFFLGHLSFVDICYSSNVTPNMLRGFISDQKTISYAGCFTQCLLFIALVITEFYILASMALDRYVAICSPLHYSTRMSKTVCISLVTFPYVFGFLNGLSQTLLTFHLSFCGSHVINHFYCADPPLIMLACSDTHVKKTAMFVVAGFTLSSSLSVILLSYLYIFAAILRIRSSEGRQKAFSTCGSHMTTVTIFYGTLFCMYLRPPSEKSVEESKIIAVFYTFLSPMLNPLIYSLRNKDVISAMKQFIKGKNFQ, from the coding sequence ATGACTTCCCTAAACCACACTGCAGTGATGGATTTCATTCTTGTGGGGCTCACAGAcagcccagtacttgggaggatcCTCTTTGTGGTGTTTCTGGTCATCTTCGCCATCACATTGGCAGGAAACCTATGCCTGATTGTGCTGATTCAGACCAATTCCCACCTGCAAAcgcccatgtacttcttccttgGGCACCTGTCCTTTGTAGACATTTGCTATTCCTCCAATGTCACCCCAAACATGCTGCGTGGTTTCATCTCAGACCAGAAGACCATCTCCTATGCCGGATGCTTCACCCAATGTCTCCTCTTCATTGCTCTGGTGATCACTGAGTTTTACATCCTCGCTTCAATGGCTCTGGACCGCTACGTGGCCATTTGCAGCCCTCTGCACTACAGTACTAGGATGTCCAAGACTGTTTGCATCTCTCTAGTCACATTCCCTTATGTGTTTGGCTTCCTGAATGGGCTCTCTCAGACTCTGCTCACTTTCCACCTGTCCTTCTGTGGCTCCCATGTAATCAACCACTTCTACTGTGCAGACCCTCCTCTCATCATGCTGGCCTGTTCTGACACTCATGTCAAAAAGACGGCCATGTTTGTTGTAGCTGGCTTTACTCTGTCgagttctctctctgtcattctcCTGTCCTATCTGTATATTTTTGCAGCCATCTTGAGGATCCGTTCGTCTGAGGGAAGACAAAAAGCCTTTTCTACATGTGGTTCTCACATGACAACAGTGACCATATTTTATGGAACACTTTTCTGCATGTACTTAAGACCTCCCTCAGAGAAGTCTGTGGAGGAGTCTAAAATAATTGCAGTTTTTTACACTTTTTTGAGTCCAATGTTGAACCCCTTGATCTATAGCTTAAGAAACAAAGATGTCATCAGTGCCATGAAACAGTTCATTAAAGGCAAAAACTTTCAATAA